attgcaccactgcactctagcctgggtgacagagtgagaccctatctcaaaaaaaaaaaaaaaaaaaagccatcacaGTAAAGAATGGGAAGGTTTTCAGGATCCTGTCTCTCCTAAGGTTGGAAAGACTCTTAATCATGGCATTGGATGAACAttgattgttatttatttattggattttgcaaggttgcccaggctggccttgaactcctggactccagtgatccctctacctcagcctcccaagcagctgggattataggctcatgCCACCTGGCCCagctttggagattttttttttaactggaagtTTTAGGGATGAAGTTGTAACTAATTATATGGAGAATCAAGCTAGTGAATTTAGAAAAACTGTATAGGAAGAAAACCCTGatagtgaattattttatttttattttttattttttttttgagacagagtctcattctgtcacccaggctggagtgcaatggcatgatctcggctcactgcaagctccgcctcctgggttcatgccattctcctgcctcagcctcctgagtagctgggactgcaggcgtctgcaaccacgcccagctaattttttgtatttttagtagagacagggtttacggtgttagccaggatggtctcgatctcctgaccttgtgatctgcccacctcggcctcccaaagtgctgggattacaggcgtgagccaccacaccctgcctgatAGTGAATTCTGATAAGAGAGTTAGAGAAAGGGATAAAGGCCCAAAGATTAACAGCTTGACATATGCTGAGGACTTGCTAAGCACTGGCTGAATGAATATGTAGGACAACCATGACCAGAGGTGGGGCAGGTTCTCTGGACTTCATTTTTGACTgacactttttcttttcccagataTTTCTTCTTGCAGCTAGAAAGCGGAAAAAGAGCAAAACAGCCAACTACCTTATCTCCATTGATCCAGTTGATTTATCTCGTGAAGGAGAAAGTTATGTCGGCAAGCTTAGGTGAAAGCAACCTTAGATCACTGTCCTATTCTTTCTGATAGTCTTATTCCTATAGTTGCAGAACAGTCCTTATCTTGGTTACAACTAGCATGTATTGATGttgtaatcttaaaaaaaaagaaaaaggaaaaaaaaaaaagctgggcgcagtggctcacacctgtaatcccagcactttgagaggccaaggcgggcggatcacttgaagtcaggagttggagtccagcctggccaacatggcagaactccctctctactaaaaatacaaaaatcagccaggtgtggtagaacagcctgtaattccagctacccgggaggctgaagcacgagaattgcttgaatccaggaggcagaggttgccgtgagccaagatagtgccactgcaccccagcctgggtaacagaatgagagtctgtctcaaaaaaataaaaaaataaggctggtgtggtggctcaggcctataatcccagcatttggggaggctgaggtggaggatcacttgaggccaggagtttgagaccagcctgggcaacacactgagacattatctcttcaaaaaactttaaaattagccaggcgtggcagttctcacctgtagccccagctacccaggaggctaaggtgggaggatgacttgagcctgggagtttgaggctgcagtgagctatgatccctgccactgcactccagcctgggcgacagagcgagaccctgtctcgaattagtaagtaaataaaaagttaaaagaaaatctcagttccttccttgctttaatgagatatttttgaaaaagtgATGATGAACATTGAGACATTTGGAAAACAGGCAAATAGGcttccattttccttctcttagATTGTgtttgtataagaaaaaaaatacagatcatCATGGTGACTTTTTCTCCTGACTCCAGATCCAACCTCATGGGGACCAAGTTTACAGTTTATGACCGTGGCATCTGCCCCATGAAGGGCCGGGGTTTGGTAGGAGCGGCCCACACCCGGCAGGAGCTGGCTGCCATCTCCTATGTGAGTGCTGCTTTCCCAGGGCCGCTGCCTGCCCTCCTGGTGTCCTGCTGGCACTTTTCACCTAGTGTCGCTGAAGAACCTCCCCTCCCAagcttgtttctatttctgtgatttCTGTTGCTGTACCATTTTCTCCATGTATTTGAGTTTTAGTTATTTGAATTGCCAAGTTCAATTATTTTTCACTCTCAGAACATTTCTtcccttatttccttttcttttttcctgctgcCACTTAATTCAGACCTTTACTTCTTACCCAGTGGCCAAAGGTTACAATAAATTAAAGCTgatctttttttgcttttaatctttTCCTATCTagttcattctcttttttctctttttaatctctttttcttattttttttcctctttttggcaTTTATAGTccacttctttttaaattgtatcttattattatttgttttattgtcctttttcatttcatttcacacCCGGGAAAGGCTTGAGAACTATCTAGCTCGTTCTCTGCTGCCACCAAATGAATCTTCCTACAACGAGGCTCCAGTTGATCCTCCTGTTCTGCTTCAAATCTTTTAGTGACTACCCATTGTGTGAGATCTAACATGGTAGCATTTGCTTTCAGACTTCTCTATTGGCATGCCCCTCCTTCCCATCATTCTAGCCAAGCAGCCCTCCTGTCATTCCTTTGTCCAACCACACTCATCTTTCCTCCTTGGAGAGgcttcccttttcctctttctggCCTTTTGCCTTATCAAAGTCTTTTCTGATGTACTCCACTAGATGTGGTTGACATTCCTTCATCTGCGTCCTTGTAGCATTTGTAACCCACATGTATTTGTTATTACTTGTTCAACATGAACCGTTTCCACCAGTTTGTAAACTTGTGAATTCTTACTCATGGCTATATCCATACTAGCACAtggcttggcacacagtagatatTCAAAGAGTTGTTGAGTaagagaaagcaagaaggaaTTGACCCATCTCAGCTGGTTTTTTTATTCCAAAGTCTCAACTTTCTTAAGTTGAAATTAATCCCATGAGATCTTATCTACATGCCTGAGAACCATTTGACTTCACACTTTAATGTAAGGTGTCTTTCCTCTATAGCTTTCATATATAATCTGCTTggcttggctgggcttggtggctcacacctgtaatcccagcactttgggaggctgaggtgggcagatcacttgagcccaggagagaccagcctaggcaacatggtgaaaccccatctctactaaaaatacaaaaattagccgggcatggtggcagtcgctggagtcccagctactgggggcactgaggcaagaggatcacctgagtcttaggagggtcgaggctgcagtgagccgtgatcacaccatgcactctagcctgggcgacagcatgagaccctgtttaaaaaataataataatcggccaggcgtggtggctcacgcctgtaatcccagcactttgggaggccgaggccggtggatcacctgaagtcaggaggtggagaccagcctggccaacatggcaaaaacccgtctctactaaaaatacaaaaaaaattagccaggcgtggtggcaggcacctgtaatcccagctactcgggaggctgaggcaggagaatcgcttgaacccaggaggcagaggttgcaatgagccaagattgtgccactgcactccagcctgggtgacagagcaagacgccatctcaaaataaaataagaataatctgCTTGGCTTGACAGGCATTTTTAATACCTAGTGCAGGCCTTATTTAACCACAACTAATTTTCACTGTATGTAATATAGTGCTATGCCCTCACTgggaaataaatatgtgttggtGCTGACAAAGTTGAACAGTTTGTTCACAGTTATCTCAAATCACATTTAAGACTCAAGAgtaagaggccgggcgtggtggctcactcctgtagtcacagcaccttgggaggccaagatgggcggatcacctgaggtcgggaattcgagaccaacatggagaaaccccgtctcgactaaaaaaaaaaaaaaaatacaaaattagccgggtgtggtggcgcatgcctataatcccagctactcaggctgaggcaggaaaattgcttgaacccgggaggcggaggttgtggtgagctgagattgtgccattatactccagcctgggcaacaagagtgaaactctggtcccaaaaaaaaaatagttaagagTAAACTCTCAAGCCAAGAGATTCTGTTTTAAATGTAGGTGTTTAAAGAAggtataggccaggtgcagtggctcacgcctgtaatcccagcactttgggaggctgaggcaggcagatcacgaggtcaggagatcgagaccatcctagccaacttggtgaaaccccgtctctactaaaaatacaaaaaataattagccaggcgtggtggcatgcgcctgtagtcccaggctgaggcacaggaatcgcttgaacccaggaggtggagattggaggttgcagtgagctgagattgtgccactgcactccagcctggcgacagagcgtgactctgtctcaaaaaaaaaaagagaagtataaAGAGATATAATATTACTTTCctgtttttgattctgtttacagcaaagtaataaaattatttttggtacacctgatttttttttttttttttttttttttttttttctgaggcagagtctcactcttgtcgcccaggctggagtgcaacggcgtgatctcggctcactgcagcctctgcctcctgggttcaagcaattctcctgcctcagcctcccgagtagctgggattacaggcgcctgccaccacgcctggctaatttttgtatttttagtagagacagggtttcaccatgttggccaggctggtctcaaactcctgacctcaggttatctgcccacctcggcctcccaaagtgctgggattataggcgtgatccACTGCCCCGGCTGATACAGCTGATATTGTCAGCATCTTACATTCCCAAGAAAGTCTCATGTTATAAAAGAATGTggtctctatttttttcctgtttccaaGTTCTGCTTTGTTTTCCTATCTTCCAGGAAACAAACGTACTTGGATTTAAAGGTCCTAGGAAAATGTCTGTGATCATTCCTGGAATGACACTGAATCATAAGCAGATCCCCTATCAGCCACAAAACGTGAGTAAGAATGTATTTAAATCAGTGAAAGACTCTAAAAGACAGTAGTACAATACACAGagattaatacaaaaaaaaaaaaaaagattgagctTCCAGAGCCCCACACTGGAGATAGCTCCATACACTTCTTTAGGAAAGCTGCCCCTCCAAAACCTCAGGATAAGAGCAGTTGCAGAGTCATTGCCTTGAAACCATTTTTTCTACAAAGAGAAATGCTGGATGatgtagaataattttaaaaaaaacctgtctTCATTGTTGGCTTTCATTCTTCGCTTCTGGTTTACCCTTTCTGAAATGGAGAAAGTATTCTCCTACTCTACCTTCTACCTCGTAGAGTTGGAGTTCTCAGTACAAAGTAATGATTTTCCCTTTGGACAGAACCATGACAGTTTGCTCTCAAGGTGGCAGAACAGAACTATGGAAAATCTGGTTGAGCTGCACAACAAGGCCCCCGTCTGGAACAGTGACACTCAGTCCTATGTCCTCAACTTCCGTGGCCGGGTCACTCAGGCGTCTGTGAAGAACTTCCAGATAGTCCACAAAAATGACCGTAAGCCTCCAGGAGGGGTTGGGTGGGAAGAGGAGGACAGATGCTCTTACAGGATGGGAATGCACATTCCCTGTACATGATAGGAAGTGACAGTCAGCAGATAATCATGGAGGAGAgacaggatttctttggaaagatGAAACTACAGTTTTAGAGAAAACTTGTAAATCACTGTgttgaggaggggagaggagtgtGAGAGAGATGCTATAGCAAATCAGAGAAgttggctgggcaccatggctcacgtctgtaatcccagcactttgggaggccgaggtgggcagatcgcttgagaccagcctgggcaacatggtgtgaaaccccatctctacaaaaaatagaaaaattagctgggcgtggtggcaggcacttgtagtcccagctacccgggaggctgaggtgggagcatcacttgagccaggaggtcgaggctgcagtgagctgagattgcatcactgctctccagcctgggtgacagcaagaacctgtctcagaaaaaaataaaaaatcagagaagTCATAGAGTAGGTTGTTTGGGAAACAAAGGCAAATGACCCCAATAAAGGTTCCTGGCAGCTCTAGCCTGCGGAGTTTATGACATTCCCAGCAAGCTGCTCTCTATTCTACAGAAACCTGGTGATTAACTGGCCTATTTGGAGGATTCTTTCTGTATCATAAAtaggatcccagcactttgggaggccgaggcaggagaatcacttgagcctaggtgtttgagaccagcttgagcaacatagtgagaccctatcttcacaaaaagtaaaatattagccaggcgtggtggcgcttgcctgtagtcccagctactcaggaggctgaggtgggaggatcacttgagcctgggacgggaggtcaaggctgcagtgagctgtggtcattcCACTAggctccagccagggcgacagagcaaaaccccatctaagaaaaggaagaaaaagaaaaagatttcccTGAGTGCAACCACATTATATTCTAACATgttgatttctttctgtttctagctGATTATATAGTCATGCAGTTTGGACGTGTGGCAGATGACGTGTTCACACTGGATTACAACTACCCACTTTGTGCAGTACAGGCCTTTGGCATCGGTCTTTCTAGCTTTGACAGTAAGCTGGCGTGTGAATGAGAGAACAGTCAGGCAGGGAGCCCTTCTCCCCACAGAGCTTTCAGGAGCAGACAGtggcctccccttcccctccctgccccaggacTTAAAGAGCAATAGTTTGCCCCTTTTGGAATGATCTCtgaatatataaaacacacacacaaagagcaATAGTTTGCCCCTTTTGGAACGACCCCtgaatatataaaacacacacacgaaGAGCAATAGTTTGCCCCTTTTGGAACGACCCCtgaatatataaaacacacacgAAGAGCAATAGTTTGCCCCTTTTGGAACGACCCCtgaatatataaaacacacacacgaaGAGCAATAGTTTGCCCCTTTTGGAACGACCCCtgaatatataaaacacacacacaccccgcgCACTCTCACTCCTTTTCCAGGTTTCATAGACTTGGTGAGGGATCACAGCTTAGCATGGGtgagagatgatttaaagcacaGGGAGATTCTTGTCACATTGGGGTCTCCAAAGCTAGAATGGGATTTCATGTGCTTGGAAACTTGCAGTAGAATCAGGGACTGACATCGCagttcctctcctctcttcattCCCTCACAGCAGATTGGCCGGCACCAATCTTAGTCAAGAGTGGCTGTGATCACATTTGTGATCAATTATGtgagaattttatataattgtcTTCATTTCAATTAAGGCTGAAAGCATAAACTCTAGAGGTGACTCAGTCAGGACTGACAGTAATGTGATAATTGCCTTCATTTTCAACCCAGGAGTGCCTCTCACAGCTATATGACTACGGATCCATTAGTGAGGAGCGACACACACACCTGTAGGCATCCTGTGCAAACACTTTGTCATTATCAAGAGAGATGGCAGTATTGACCATTtagtttagttaaaaaaaaaaaaaaaaaggtggcaggAGAGGCTTTGGGGAGGATCAGCCAGCAGACATGAGCACTGCTGGCCCGTGTGGCAGAGCTGTGGACTTTCTTCTCGGCTCCCTCAACCCTGGCTCAGGCACAGAAGGTGTTTTGCTACGTTTTTTTGATTATTACACCCCTCCACGTATTATGTGACTCTTACACCAGTTCACCCTTCCCAGAATGTATCCAAACCTTGAGAATGCAGGAGCTCTGTGAGCTCCACCGTCAGCACCATTCAGCTGCATCCCTTGTGCACAGAACTGTTTGCCAGCGTTGGGTGGGACACCCGTGGCGGCTGCTCCCTCAGACCTCCCTTCTGTGGACTGACCTCTCACCTCCGCCTGTTGTTCCTGCACCACATCAGATAAGCATGTGAAGGAGGGCCAACTGGCAGCTGCGGGACCCTTGGCTTGTCCCCCACCGACAAGTCCCACCTGCTGGGTGAGGACGAGACTGTTTCCATCTCAGGCATGTATCCCACCAAGTGCCTCCCTCACAGCCATGCCCAGAAGCCTCACACCtcgtcaccaccaccaccccccaccccatcctgaGGCACTGCCTGGCAGATAACCCTGGTTGGCCACAGAAGCTATTAATACACGACAGCATGTGGGGAAGGACTTATGGTGGGCCAGGTGGACCTCATCctgcttcttcctccctctgGTTTAAAGAGATATATAAACTAATTTCACATAATTTGTGTGTGCAGGTGATTGGTTTTTACATAAGTCCTATTTATACCTTTTAtatgttacagaaataaaagttaatttatataaaaatgtgtcaCTGCCTTTGCAAGTCCTATGCCTCAGGAAGTTCCTACTGTCATGTTATATAATCATAATTGTCATCTtgggccacgtgcagtggctcacgcctataatcccagcactttgggaggttgtggcaggcggatcacctgaggccaggagttggagaccagcctggccaacacggcaaaaccctatctctactaaaaataccaaaattagctaggtgtggtggtgcatgtctgtaatcccagctactcaggaggctgaggcatgagaatcacttgaacctgggaggctgaggttgcagtgagcagagatcacaccattgcacgccaccctgggccacagagtgagaccctcgcctcaaaaaaagaaaaaaaaatgttttggtaaCACATCAGTTCTGTAAAACCAGGTGATTACTAACAAACTTCTCATCCTGATGTAGAGCAGGAATCTGCAGACTAAGAAGGCTGTGTTCCGGAGGCTACCTAGACACACTATACACATGATAGCCAGGGGCATCTGGACAGAGGACGGGACCGAGAGCTGAGCTTAGCAAGGCCACAGAGGGTAGAGTGTACATTCTTTGCATGCCTGCCCAGGTCCGCTTCCCAGGTTTGTTCTTGTTGGCATTGTTTACTGGTTCAGCAGCAACACAAATGAACTATCTCATAGACCCCATCGCTTGCCTCTGAATGTTaacgttttgtttgttttttgagacgaagtcttgctttatcacccaggctggagtgcagtgggcatgacctcggctcactgcaacctctgcctcccaggtttcagcaattctcctgcctcagcctcctgagaagctgggactacaggcgtgcgctactacacccagctaatttttgtattttaagtggagaagaggtttcaccatgttggccacgctggtctcgccttggcctccaaaagtgccaggattacaggcatgagccactgcacccggccttttttttttttttttttttttttttttgagacggagtctggctctgttgccaggctggagtggagtggggtgatattggcttactgcaacctctgcctcctgggttcaagcaactctcctgcctcagcctcccgagtaggtgggactacaggcgtaagccactgcgctcggcacccccccctccttttttttttttgagacagggtctcctgttgtccaggctgcagtgcagtagtgtgatcttggcttaccacagcctcaacttcctgagctcaagggatcctcctacctcagcctcctgagtagctggaactataggcatgtgccaccaagactggctaattttttgtattaaagtacagacagggcttcactgtgtttttcaggctcgaactcctgggctgaagtgagcctcccacctcggccttacaaagtgctagaattacaggcacgaaataccatgcccggccttcacaTTTTTAAGCTGCCCTATGTTcagaagttgaaaaaaaatgctgggtgtggtgacttatgcccagcactttgggaggccgagatgggaggatcatttgaggtcaggagttccagaccagtctggccaacatggcaaaaccctgtctctactaaaaatacaaaaattacctgggtgtggtggcgggtgcctgtaatctcagttgcttgggaggctgaggcaggagaatcacttggactgggaaggcagagtttgcagtgagccaagattgtgccactgcactccagcctgaatgcgactctgtctcaaaaaaaaaaaaagtgtccacaAAGCTTTCCTAGGCTTTCTGGCTCTTATCAGCATCACAGTGATGAACACATGGAAAGAAGCAAGAAGAGCCTAAAAATCAGGACAAGAGCTGGAGTCGATTCTTACaacttgatttttccttttttatttttttagtcttCCACATGCAcaacatgtattttctttttcatatgattCTTTTTGGCTAAGGTGCATGGGTggccagtttttctgtttttttttttttttttgagacagggtctggctctgttgcccaggctggagtgcagtggtgtgatcttggctcactgcaacctctgcctcctgggctcaaaccatcctcccacctcagtctcctgagtagctgggactacaggcatccaccacccccaactaattttttaatttttgatagagacagggtttcaccatgttgcccagattggtattgaactcctgggctcaagcgatcctctccccttggcctcccagagtgttgggattacaggcatgagccaccgtgcctggcccaaatagATTCTTTGTGACACAGTTTTGTACACTAGTGATCAGGGACATACTGGTGGGCATTGACATGAAAGATTTCAGCAAGTGTCAATTACAAGTCTAAAAACAGGCCTGCAAAAGGCTCTTTTTGATCAGTTTAATAGATCATAGAAGAAATGAACTAGCATCAATTCATTTCCTTGAGATCAGCATTGTAAGTGCAGAAATAAAGTGATGGTTCGACTAAGGCAAAATCTTCCTGGGTTCTGACCCTATTTCTGCCAATGATTTGCCATGTGCCTCCTTTATAGATTGAGAGACTTTGAACTACGTGcccttttacattctttttttttctttttcttttttttttttttttgagacagagtcttgctctgttgcccaggctggagtgcggtagtgggatctcggctcactgcaagctccgcctcccgggtttacgccactctcctgcttcagcttcccgagtagctgggactacaggcgcctgccaccacgcctggctaattttttgtatttttagtagagacggggtttcaccgtgttagccaggatggtttcgatctcctgacctcatgatccgcccgcctcggcctcccaaagtgctgggattacaggcgtgagccaccacgcccggctacatTCTTGAATTACATGTTTCTCCCCACTCATGCTGACAACACTCTGGCATTCCCCTGTTTTGAGCTGAACTCACTGGTTACCCCTGGACAGCTTCATGTTCATGGCTCATGTTCATTAGCTCTGTTCATGGCTAAGGACGGCTAGCCTGAGAGGTGACACAGAGTTCAGGGAAAGCACAGATTGCCTCAGCGAAGGCACCATGGAGAGGAGACCGGAATTGTGGAAGAAACAGGATCGTGCACTGAGAACTGTCCTCTTTATTCTACCAAGTACGATTTATTAGCCAAGTTGACATTTGTCGATTTGGTTATAGTAACTCTTACAAGCAATtcttaagacacacacacagcttgCTCCTGAACTCCAGCATGTTGCAAGCTGCGTTTTTCCTCGGCCTCCAGCTCCTGCCCGGGAACTGTCTGCACGTCTAACACCTGCTTCTCTTCAGTCCACAGCTCTCTCAGCCTGGCCCACGCAGGCCCCAGCCAGGGGCATGCCAAGGACTTGGCAGTTTCTGTGCCACCTCCTGAGACACGTTTCCTGACCACTGGCATAGTGGATCATTTTGCCTCCTTTCCTGCTTACGTCTCCTCGTTATCACTGTCGATGGATATGCTTTAAAAGTCTCACAGTCTTTTTTATCAACCAATAGACTCCCCTCATCCACTAAAAGCTAAGGCTGCCACAAATGAAGGGGTGCAGTGAGAACGGCAGATGGTTCCATGGCGCCACCCACTGTCCAGGAATGCATGTTGCAGGTGCGTTAAACGGGCAGACCCCGCACAGGTGAGGAAGTCACCAGGCGAAAACAGCAAGCCGACCACATGACCATGCAGTTACCAAGCACCTCGTGTTAGACCATGGCTCTCTTCTGAAAGCCTGAGAACACTAATATTTCTGGAGTTTAGAAACTAGTTAaggtgccaggcgcggtggctcacgccgaggcgggaggatgacgaggtcaggagatcgagaccatcctggctaacacggtgaaaccccgtctctactgaaaatacaaaaaattagctgggcacggtggtgggcgcctgtagtcccagctactcgggagactgaggcaggagaatggcgtgaacccgggaggcggagcttgcagtgagccgagatggcgccactgcagtccggcctgggcaacagagcaagactctgtctcaaaaaaaaaaaaaaaaaaaaaaaaaaaagaaagaaacgagTTAAGGTATTCTAGGTAAAATGCCCAGGATCTGGCCGGCACAGAATAAACACTAAGTATAGTGGCAGATatctatattatctttttttactttgaggcagggtctcactctgttacccaggctggagtgcagtggcatgatctcactgcagtcttgaccttcccaggctcaagtgatccttccatttcagcctccggagctgctgggatacaggcatacaggcgtgagccaccacgcccagctaatttttttttttttttgtattctgtagagatggggtttcatcatgttgcccaggctggtcttgaactcctgggctcaagcaatcctctcacctcagcctcccaaagtgctggggttacaggtgtgagccattgtgcctggccataatttttattaatgttctttaaaaataaaacaatgagctcgaatggtggctcgcacctgtaatctcagcactttggaaggctaaggtgggaggattgctggagcccagaagttccagaccagcctgggcaacatagggagaccccatctctacaaaaataaattagccaagcactgtggcacgagcctgtagtcccagctactcgggaggctgaggtgggaggatggcttgagcccaggaggctgcagtgagccaagattgtaccactgcactccagctgggcaaaagagtgaaaccctgtctctaagaaaaaactTAACAGAACAATTATCTTCTTAGCCACGCACTTATAGAGAATGGCTTATACATGTTTATAAAGCAAATTTAGATGGTTTTTCAGAGACAATAGGAGAGGACAGAAGCACAGCACGGTTTAATCAGGTTACTCCACACACCAGTGCTAGCCCAGCCCTGATCCTACCTCCCTTTCCTCACTTTGTACC
This sequence is a window from Homo sapiens chromosome 12, GRCh38.p14 Primary Assembly. Protein-coding genes within it:
- the TULP3 gene encoding tubby-related protein 3 isoform 2 (isoform 2 is encoded by transcript variant 2), giving the protein MEASRCRLSPSGDSVFHEEMMKMRQAKLDYQRLLLEKRQRKKRLEPFMVQPNPEARLRRAKPRASDEQTPLVNCHTPHSNVILHGIDGPAAVLKPDEVHAPSVSSSVVEEDAENTVDTASKPGLQERLQKHDISESVNFDEETDGISQSACLERPNSASSQNSTDTGTSGSATAAQPADNLLGDIDDLEDFVYSPAPQGVTVRCRIIRDKRGMDRGLFPTYYMYLEKEENQKIFLLAARKRKKSKTANYLISIDPVDLSREGESYVGKLRSNLMGTKFTVYDRGICPMKGRGLVGAAHTRQELAAISYETNVLGFKGPRKMSVIIPGMTLNHKQIPYQPQNNHDSLLSRWQNRTMENLVELHNKAPVWNSDTQSYVLNFRGRVTQASVKNFQIVHKNDPDYIVMQFGRVADDVFTLDYNYPLCAVQAFGIGLSSFDKCIQTLRMQELCELHRQHHSAASLVHRTVCQRWVGHPWRLLPQTSLLWTDLSPPPVVPAPHQISM